From the genome of Cololabis saira isolate AMF1-May2022 chromosome 4, fColSai1.1, whole genome shotgun sequence:
TTCCTGGTATCTGTTGGAGCCGCTCTCCCAGTTTGGAGGCCACAGCCCCAAGTGTTCCAGTTATCTCTGGCACCACTCTGGCCTTCATTGGTTATTTTCAAGATTTGCGTATCCGTTGAGATCACTTGGGATTATCTATCACTGCTGCATGCTTATAGGATGGAGTTTGAGGACTGCCACAGTTATTGTATTTACGTGGATAACAATCTGTTATTAATCAGACTAAGTCAATACTCTGAATACAAACCCATCATGTACAGCTACCTTCATCTAAATAATTTTGAAGTAAGCAGTAATCACATTAAGACATGTGTAGCAGGGGTTTTTGTGTTCCTTTGTGCTTTCTGCACTCATGAGTAAAGATCACTATATTCAACAATGTAGTTGCACAACTCCCTCAAGTGTTTAtcagttttatttaattcaattcaattcattttttttatagagtgtctattacaatacatgttgtctctaggcgctttccagagacccaaacATGACCCCAAACATGACCCCAGGGCAATTGTTAAATAAACAATGGGTTGTTAAAGCCCCTTtggtggaagaaaaaccttaagccaaacagtggcaaggaaaaactcccctttaaggctccgtttacacggagcaaaaacggaggcgttttcatgcgttttggccgtttgtttacacgaaaatggagctcaaagcccccaaaaacgatcatttctgaaaactccggccaaaatggagattttcaaaaactcagttttcacgtttgcgtctaaacagaggaaaacggagatttaggctttagaacgtcacattatgcaacagacacgtcaccagcgtcatgtgtgcgacctgcgtttacaatttgtttggccaccgtcaatattttcttgtattttacctgttttatatcaatttttttgtattaagtcacacttaaaagtaactccacttctctgtcactccaaacgaaagactctcgttccgtcttggaggtaaagcctgaattatggtccctcgttaaatcgacgcagagcctacggcatagggtacgcggcgttgCGCGCCGTGTGCGtcgtcgcgtaccctacgccgtaggctctgcgttggtgtaacgcagaaccataaataagtcttaactggaagttacacgtgtcatttgttgatgttttttccaggattctgattggctggcatgacgttaacagcgtatttatgagGATTcatgtaaacgaagagattttgaaaacgattgtaaacgatggaatttttcaaaacgtagagggggaaatatccgtttttgtaaatacccggctatgtgtaaacggggcctaagagcGAAGAAGGATTATTTACGATGCTTCTTGAAATATTTAATACCAGGCATGGGATTTCAGAAAGAACGGACAGACCACGCTGTACTATTATTCAATGCTAGCTAGCGTGCGActaaaaaaaacctaaacttTTTTTAGTTGCTTGACTTATGAAATCGTACAGGGGAGCATGTGGTGTATGTTCTGCTGCCATGTGACAAAAGCTTTCACAGTTTCCCTACACAGTCATGCAACTAAAATAGGTTTATTTCATACCTGCTGGTTATTTGTGCTGCGCTAGTTAATCATGCAGCTGAAATCCGCCTGAAATTTTTCAACACGTAAGCcaaaaacccccaaaacacCAGGAATGAGCTGTTTAGTTACTATGTCAGAGATTATGGaggaacaaatggaacaaatatCTGTTGGATGCATCACATGACACAAGCAAGTGGAAACAAGACTTCAAAATCGTTACTTTCATTTGCATCCTCTTATACATGTTAACCTTGAGTATGAAATGTATATTCTCATAGTAATGCAAACACCTTAATGATAATATTGTCTTCCTTTGAGATTGTTGTACAGCTTATTGTTATCTGTTTAGATTGGTCTATATATTAAGATTAAGATAAATGACTAGACTCCTGGCTCTTTCTGGTCTTCCTCACTGGGTTTCTGCTGCCTGAGACTTTATCATACTGAGCACTTTTACTCTGAGCTGTAAGATGAGAATATGAACTTTATTAATGTAGTCAACATGTTAATATGCACACAATCAAAAGGATACAAATGATAATGATGGataatagaaataaaaacacacacactagtgCAGTAAAACAAAGCATAGCCTACAGAGTGGAGCCCATACACAACCAACAGCATGAATGAACTGCTGGTTTTACATATAACTACTGACACTTGAATATGTGTAGCCTAGAACACTTTCCTTAACACAGAAAcagttacatattttttttttcacaatgacATTGCTATTATGCTTATTGATAAACTCTCTATATTTTCTATGAGAGGATCATAAATCTCAAGAGATGCTAATCTTCATTATGTCACTAGATGGCTGTACAACACttaactttaaaatcaacagtTAATCTCTGGCTGCTAGGGCTCTCTTTCTTCACCTTGTGTCTGTGTGATTTTCCAGAGAATAAACCCTACTCATGTCAGTCTTCCTATAGGTTAATCTTACATTTTACTACTATGAAACCTTTCTCTCACCACAATATAACTTAACGCAGGCACTGCTGCCCTTCATCATGTCAGCCAGTTTTGCTTTGTACTCTTTACACAATTGGATGTAGAGAAAAGGGTCCAGGCAGGCATTGGTGGAGGAGACACAGAGGGCTAACTCATGTGCTATCAGCAACCATTTTGATGGGCAGGTGTCGGAGGTTTCACTGAGGGAGACGGGAATGCGGAGTATGTGCCAAGGCAcgaaacacacaaaaaatacaaaaaggacAGAGAATACTCGTAGTTTGGTCTTTTTCTGTCCTTGGCTGTTGTTGCTTCCCGAGTTTCTGAAGGACTGCAGGACTTTCACAGTGATGCAGATGTAACAAAACACAATCAGTATGCTAACAACCCAGAAAAGAATCTCCATAAATAACACCACACATGTTGAAAGATTTACTCCAGCCGGACCTTTCAGTGATGTACAGAAGTCTTTTGCATCATCTGTTATATTAGCAGGAGCATGGTCAGTGAGAATGATTATTGGGATAGCTGTACAGCCAAACAAGACAACCCAAACCATTGAAGACATTATTATACTGAACGTCACATTTTGTCCCAGAAGCTTTCCAAATGGTCGAACAATTTTGAAGAAGCGGTCTAAGCTGATAAGACCCATTAAAGCAATGCTTGTGTACAAACTGGTGAAGTAAATGACACCAGTGTAACGGCAGTCGAATGCCCTCAACTCTGTTGTTGCTTCAGGAAGCATCGCCAGGGCCTTTACAGGGAGCATCAGTGTCATGACCAGGTCCGCCACCACCAGGTTTTTTAGATACACTATAAAGGTGGAGACTGACTGGAGGTGCAAAGACACCCACATTGCGACCCCATTGAGTAGTAACGAAATTGGGAACACGAGCAAGAAGAAGCACGCTACCACCACCTGTACAGTCTCATGGCTGGAAGAGGGACAATCAGAGGAGGGGAGTGATGTGTTCATCATGAACATctagaagaaagaaagacaaacgTTTTATAACATATGTTTTAATAGAGAAGGAAAATGGGTAATGGCATATATCAAATGGCTGTGGCTCAGATTTCAACCCAGAAAGGCTACTACAAGCAGCACCTGCACATGAGCTGCATATTCTACCAGGTGGGCCATAGAAACAGTGTGTCTGATAAGGAAAAAGTAATTCAATTGTAAGTTTTACAGACAAAACATAGCAACATGGTGCATTAAAGTCTTAATTGCAGCAGCAATTTGAAATAATGCAGATGAGGTTAACTGAACTGGAGTCAGATCAATGATGAATAtaaatactatatatatatatatatatatatatatgtatatatatatatatatatatatatatatatatatatatatatatatatatatatatttttttttttttttttttttttctggaattAGT
Proteins encoded in this window:
- the LOC133442534 gene encoding P2Y purinoceptor 13-like, with protein sequence MNTSLPSSDCPSSSHETVQVVVACFFLLVFPISLLLNGVAMWVSLHLQSVSTFIVYLKNLVVADLVMTLMLPVKALAMLPEATTELRAFDCRYTGVIYFTSLYTSIALMGLISLDRFFKIVRPFGKLLGQNVTFSIIMSSMVWVVLFGCTAIPIIILTDHAPANITDDAKDFCTSLKGPAGVNLSTCVVLFMEILFWVVSILIVFCYICITVKVLQSFRNSGSNNSQGQKKTKLRVFSVLFVFFVCFVPWHILRIPVSLSETSDTCPSKWLLIAHELALCVSSTNACLDPFLYIQLCKEYKAKLADMMKGSSACVKLYCGERKVS